The genomic interval TCCGCGCCCAGACGCTTGGCGCAGCGCGCGGCGTCCATGGCGACGTTGCCCGCGCCGACGACGGCCGTCACGTGGATGGGCATGAGCGGGGTGTCGTAGCGCTCGTCGTAAGCGTGCATGAGGTTGATGCGGGTGAGGAACTCGTTGGCGGAGAACACGCCGCAGTAGCTCAGACCCGGGATGTTCTGGAACTTCGGCAGGCCGGCGCCCGAGCCGATGAACACGGCCTCGTACTTGTCGTCGCCGAGGAGGTGGTCGGCGTCCTTGCCGAGCAGCTCGTCGATGCTCATGCACTTGCCGATGGTCGCGTCGCACACGATGTTGACGCCCATGGCCACGAGCTTGTCGATCTCCTTCTGCACGATGGCCTTCGGCAGACGGAACTCGGGGATGCCGTAAGCCAGCACGCCGCCGGCCTTGTGGAAGTGCTCATAGACGGTCACGTCGTAGCCGAGCTTGGCCAGGTCGCTCGCGCAGGCGAGGCCGGACGGGCCGGAGCCGATGACGGCGACGCGGTGGCCGTTCGTGGCGATCTTCTCGGGCATCTCGTCGGCGTTCTCGCGGTTCCAGTCGGCGACGAAGCGCTCCAGACGGCCGATGCCGACGGGCTCGCCCTTGATGCCGCGCACGCACTTGCTCTCGCACTGCTTCTCCTGCGGGCAGACGCGGCCGCAGATGGCGGGCAGGGAGCTGTCCTCGAGGATCTTGTGGTAAGCGCCCTTGAAGTCCTGCTCACGGACGCGGGCGATGAACTGCGGGATCTTGACATTGACCGGGCAGCCGGACATGCAGG from Clostridiales bacterium carries:
- the gltA gene encoding NADPH-dependent glutamate synthase, coding for MANMSPKKNPIPEQDPNVRNKNFEEVALGYTVEMAVDEANRCLNCPRPACMSGCPVNVKIPQFIARVREQDFKGAYHKILEDSSLPAICGRVCPQEKQCESKCVRGIKGEPVGIGRLERFVADWNRENADEMPEKIATNGHRVAVIGSGPSGLACASDLAKLGYDVTVYEHFHKAGGVLAYGIPEFRLPKAIVQKEIDKLVAMGVNIVCDATIGKCMSIDELLGKDADHLLGDDKYEAVFIGSGAGLPKFQNIPGLSYCGVFSANEFLTRINLMHAYDERYDTPLMPIHVTAVVGAGNVAMDAARCAKRLGADVTVVYRRGEEEIPARKEEYEHAKEEGINFHLLCNPVEILADDKGWVRGLKCIRMELGEPDEKGRRRPIEVPGSEFEMACDSVIMALGTSPNPLLRKATPDLEYSDRGGIVVKDDTVTTMKDGVFAGGDAVTGAATVIKAMGAGKKAAAAIDAYIKSK